A genomic region of Alligator mississippiensis isolate rAllMis1 chromosome 4, rAllMis1, whole genome shotgun sequence contains the following coding sequences:
- the LOC102573267 gene encoding ATP synthase subunit beta, mitochondrial → MLGRGVLGRCRAVVLCGGENTVRTIAMDGTEGLTRGQKVVDTGAPIKIPVGPETLGRIMNVVGEPIDERGPIATKQFAAIHAEAPEFQDMSVEQETGIKVVDLLAPYAKGGKIGLFGGAGIGKTVLIMKLTNNVAKAHGGYSIFAGVGERTREGNDLYNEMIESGVINLKEDTSKVALVYGQMNEPPGARARVALTGLTVAEYFHDQEGQNVLFFIDNIFRFTQAGSEVSALLGRIPSAVGYQPTLATDMGTMQERITTTKKGSITSVQAIYVPADDLTDPAPATTFAHLDATTVLSHAIAELGIYPAVDPLDSTSHIMDPNIVGQEHYDVARDVQKILQDYKSLQDIIAILGMDELSEEDKLTVARARKIQRFLSQPFQVAEVFTGHDGKLVPLKETIKGFKSILSGEYDHLPE, encoded by the exons ATGTTGGGTCGCGGGGTGTTGGGCCGGTGCCGGGCGGTCGTGCTGTGCGGAG GTGAAAATACTGTTCGGACAATTGCCATGGATGGTACTGAAGGCTTGACCCGTGGACAAAAAGTTGTGGACACGGGGGCACCTATAAAAATTCCAGTTGGTCCAGAAACACTTGGGAGAATAATGAATGTGGTTGGTGAGCCAATTGATGAAAGAGGACCTATTGCTACCAAACA ATTTGCAGCTATTCATGCTGAAGCTCCTGAATTTCAAGATATGAGTGTGGAGCAAGAGACTGGCATTAAGGTTGTAGACTTACTGGCTCCATATGCCAAAGGAGGCAAAATCG GGCTCTTTGGTGGTGCTGGTATAGGGAAAACAGTACTAATTATGAAACTTACCAACAATGTGGCAAAAGCCCATGGTGGttattcaatctttgctggtGTGGGGGAACGTACCCGAGAGGGCAATGACTTGTATAATGAAATGATTGAATCTGGTGTCATCAATTTGAAAGAAGACACATCCAAG GTTGCTCTTGTGTATGGTCAAATGAATGAACCTCCAGGAGCTCGGGCCAGAGTAGCCTTGACTGGCCTGACTGTTGCTGAATATTTTCATGATCAGGAAGGACAGAATGTGCTTTTCTTCATAGACAATATCTTCAGGTTTACCCAAGCTGGTTCAGAG GTATCTGCACTTCTGGGTCGTATCCCCTCTGCTGTAGGCTACCAGCCAACATTAGCTACTGACATGGGTACAATGCAGGAAAGAATAACTACTACAAAAAAAGGATCCATTACATCTGTACAG GCTATTTATGTACCGGCTGATGACTTGACTGATCCTGCTCCTGCTACTACTTTTGCACACTTGGATGCTACCACAGTATTATCCCATGCAATTGCAGAACTGGGTATCTATCCAGCTGTAGATCCTCTGGATTCCACTTCCCATATTATGGACCCTAACATTGTGGGCCAAGAGCATTATGATGTGGCTCGGGATGTTCAGAAAATTCTTCAG GATTACAAATCCCTTCAAGATATAATTGCTATTTTGGGAATGGATGAACTGTCTGAGGAAGACAAATTAACTGTAGCCCGGGCCCGAAAAATCCAGAGATTCTTGTCACAGCCTTTCCAGGTTGCTGAAGTCTTCACAGGCCATGATGGAAAACTGGTACCTCTAAAAGAAACAATCAAAGGATTCAAGAGCATTTTATCTG GTGAATATGACCACCTACCAGAATAG